GCTTGAGGCGCTAGAAACAAACTTGGATTTCACCTTCTTGCAATGATCACAACATGTCAAGATCAAGTACATGAGGTATATTGAAACGTATTGGGTGACTTTACACATTAGCACAATCCCCACCTGCAGTTTAACACAGAAACACAATAGAACAAGTTTTGCATCATGGGCAAGTTTTCTGTACTGCCTATTATGAATTCGAAAACCAAGAGGGCTTTCTTTAATCAACAATAGCTTGGTAGTCCAGTACCCTTCTACATGgaaccttctcttgcatctctttTTCCTCACATTGGGACACTTATAAGTTATGGCAATGAACCATCTAAAAGCAGGAGCTATAGTACCCACCACCACTGCAGCAACCTGAACTATGAGAATTAAGATTATGGACCACTTGTAGTCAGTGTCACCAGTGCAAAAATCAAACGACCATGGCATCAAGTAAGATCGAAGCATAGCCTCTACTAAAGTTAAGGTACTGAGAAGACAAAAGGCACCAGAAGCAGTACCAGTCACTGACCTTCCAAGAACAAATTGAGGACTACTTGTGTGAGCCATCATCCAAATTTTCATGAGCTGATCTCTGAGTCTGTTGACCATTTGATTCCCTTCCTCACCAAGTAGTTTTGAACCCTCTTTAAGTGCCTCTTCATTCATCTTATACTTCAGCTCAAAGTAGTGTTTCATCTTTGGAAGACTTATGGCTGAGGAGGCCATGGTCATCAACAAAATTAGCATGATGAGCATGATGACAGCATGTTCCACCCAGAACAAATAAATAACACCAGTGACAAACTGTATGCAGATGTTCACAATCATGGTGATCACAAGTATGGCCATGGCCATGAAGTTCATCATGGTGTCCTTGTTCTCTGTGATGCCAAGAGTTGGCATGGAATTGGCCATTATTGTGCAGATCAAGGCGCTGCTGCTGAGTTTCGATAGCTGATCGTGGCGGTGAGGCATGGGGGTGTTGAGATCCACTGATAACTTCACTGCAACAGCTATTATGGCCAAGGAAGTGGCGTTTAGGCAGAAGAATTTGCAAGGGAACCAAAGTTTGCGACCGCGAATTCCGTGTATGAGATCTGCTGCCATTGCTATGAGACAGGCAAGAGATGCTGCTGCTATGTATATGCCAATCCATGGCATCGGTTTGCTGAACTTTGTGTCATCCATGTGTCCATCACTGCTGCAACCGATTATTGCCATCTTTTTGGGGTCAGATGATGCTTCTGTTGTggcttatattatatattagatCATACTAATGCTGAGCTATGTTATTCATCAAGCACAAGCATCTAAGGATGTTTCTAGGTTTTGCAACAGTGTGTGTCTTTTGCTCCAAACAATCTGGATCACAAACTAGTCCAAAATTGTCAACTCTGGGAATCATCAGGAATGTAATGGATtg
This region of Glycine soja cultivar W05 chromosome 17, ASM419377v2, whole genome shotgun sequence genomic DNA includes:
- the LOC114394237 gene encoding uncharacterized protein LOC114394237 gives rise to the protein MAIIGCSSDGHMDDTKFSKPMPWIGIYIAAASLACLIAMAADLIHGIRGRKLWFPCKFFCLNATSLAIIAVAVKLSVDLNTPMPHRHDQLSKLSSSALICTIMANSMPTLGITENKDTMMNFMAMAILVITMIVNICIQFVTGVIYLFWVEHAVIMLIMLILLMTMASSAISLPKMKHYFELKYKMNEEALKEGSKLLGEEGNQMVNRLRDQLMKIWMMAHTSSPQFVLGRSVTGTASGAFCLLSTLTLVEAMLRSYLMPWSFDFCTGDTDYKWSIILILIVQVAAVVVGTIAPAFRWFIAITYKCPNVRKKRCKRRFHVEGYWTTKLLLIKESPLGFRIHNRQYRKLAHDAKLVLLCFCVKLQVGIVLMCKVTQYVSIYLMYLILTCCDHCKKVKSKFVSSASSVSSSATTESRPGPKLDLRRFVLHLEGEEELVEVMLKQNRDATIHWVQVGEKKQPKLLIELLEQKCSFLQGFKGVETFDSDQVLSLHCVEAAYSWSLPLVTLASVVVSLPNINRDSVKKLISTLNEGLHFVKFIENNLDKERELFRLRTAAEIVWLGVDLYDKWLDVDLHELSLQDKSPKETLEKLADAAKIRYEKFRAKYNHICIKESPSLWPIKVSASHTMYRICKTALLNHELLRDNSSERLFEALTVMISDILGACLTNLPLVISNKCLNSTIEEREDTVRHAVYILGKTKKIIEMLEKRAFPRVNFCQGTFIEDWRSMHKQNSFLHFVPSSLENDTHTDPLKSNDLYLNVD